A window of Penaeus monodon isolate SGIC_2016 chromosome 40, NSTDA_Pmon_1, whole genome shotgun sequence contains these coding sequences:
- the LOC119597912 gene encoding voltage-gated hydrogen channel 1-like: MEAISAKEGFVGSPEGVGAGEAIAVGVEGEDTEAKAVLEDDDDSEASDLKPILDARERLRQVMTSTAFQWTVVALVLLDSGLVIGELLLELGSHGTHTLAPWVLHILSLTLLALFTLEIALKLYAYRLEFFTHKAEVFDAIVVLVALCLDAIYLHADDARIGTGLIIILRIWRVVRIQNVDHPRHNELRAPARPERSGSVEEDHRRLLEYAETLKEKLREHDVDFEEDTPARW, encoded by the exons ATGGAGGCGATCTCTGCCAAGGAAGGCTTCGTGGGTTCTCCTGAAggcgtgggggcgggggaggcCATCGCAGTGGGCGTGGAAGGGGAGGACACAGAGGCCAAGGCGGTGTTGGAGGATGACGACGACTCCGAGGCGAGCGACCTCAAGCCCATCCTTGACGCGAGAGAGCGCCTTCGTCAGGTGATGACGTCGACTGCTTTTCAG TGGACGGTGGTGGCCCTGGTGTTGCTCGACTCAGGGTTGGTGATTGGCGAGCTGCTGCTAGAACTCGGATCCCATGGCACCCACACCCTGGCACCCTGGGTCCTCCACATCCTCTCGCTGACTCTCCTCGCCTTATTTACCCTGGAGATCGCCCTGAAGCTCTACGCCTATCGACTCGAGTTTTTCACCCACAAG GCCGAAGTATTCGACGCCATCGTGGTCTTGGTGGCTCTCTGCCTCGACGCCATCTACCTGCACGCTGACGACGCCCGCATCGGCACGggcctcatcatcattctcaggATCTGGAGGGTTGTCAGGATACAAAAcg TCGACCACCCTCGCCACAATGAGCTCAGGGCGCCAGCCAGGCCAGAACGCAGCGGCTCGGTCGAGGAGGACCACCGGAGGCTCCTCGAGTACGCGGAAACCCTCAAGGAGAAGCTCAGGGAACACGACGTCGATTTCGAAGAAGACACGCCTGCCAGGtggtag